One genomic segment of Helianthus annuus cultivar XRQ/B chromosome 14, HanXRQr2.0-SUNRISE, whole genome shotgun sequence includes these proteins:
- the LOC110907294 gene encoding uncharacterized protein LOC110907294, with translation MHRVQIAYLQETRWKGNRWGEYNGYKLLYSESEGAKNGVGFLVSLKYHRNVIEVTRYNDRIMALILVLGEEVVMMVCTYAPNVRLGDLEKREFQDCLDLVVRAIRREERIFIGGDLNGHIGKDNDGYQSIHWGSGFGERNESGRNLLEFAVAHDLGILNSFFRKRDMHLITFSSGVQNTQMDYLLTRQVNGRWWKDCKVITGETTVIQHHLLVGDILLREKLVKGDRSIRPRIRWGNLKGDKVIEFKDKVIAKTVAQLSRDANRISEDMVTTIIHVANGTLGVATGKSSGPKDTWWWSEEVQNKIRGKHQSFRDLLRCANDEEQVRPKDKYKKAKREAKRAMTEAKNTADKLMNAWKQRRRTCYVQDYQSYRE, from the coding sequence ATGCATAGGGTTCAGATAGCTTATCTTCAGGAAACTAGGTGGAAGGGGAATAGATGGGGTGAATACAATGGGTACAAGTTATTATACTCGGAGTCTGAGGGGGCTAAAAATGGGGTAGGTTTTCTAGTATCACTAAAATATCACAGGAATGTGATTGAGGTAACACGATACAACGATAGAATTATGGCGCTCATTTTAGTATTAGGCGAGGAAGTTGTAATGATGGTTTGCACATATGCACCAAATGTGAGATTAGGAGACCTAGAGAAAAGAGAGTTTCAGGATTGCCTAGACTTAGTAGTGAGAGCCATACGTAGGGAGGAGAGAATTTTTATAGGAGGGGATTTAAACGGTCACATTGGTAAGGATAATGATGGTTATCAGTCCATACATTGGGGGTCCGGTTTTGGTGAGAGGAATGAGTCTGGTAGGAATCTTCTAGAATTTGCGGTGGCACACGACTTGGGTATTTTAAACTCGTTCTTTAGAAAGAGGGACATGCATTTGATCACTTTTAGTAGCGGGGTTCAGAACACACAAATGGATTATCTCTTGACGAGGCAAGTGAACGGACGATGGTGGAAGGACTGCAAAGTTATAACAGGGGAGACAACAGTGATTCAACACCATCTGTTGGTGGGAGATATACTCTTAAGAGAAAAGTTGGTTAAAGGAGATAGGAGTATTCGACCTAGGATCCGATGGGGAAACTTAAAAGGCGACAAGGTGATAGAGTTCAAAGATAAGGTCATCGCTAAGACTGTGGCTCAATTGAGTCGAGACGCCAATCGGATATCGGAGGATATGGTGACTACCATTATTCATGTAGCCAATGGGACTTTAGGGGTTGCAACAGGAAAGTCAAGTGGGCCTAAGGACACCTGGTGGTGGAGTGAAGAGGTGCAGAACAAAATTAGGGGTAAGCATCAGAGCTTTAGAGATCTTCTTAGGTGCGCAAATGATGAGGAACAAGTAAGACCGAAGGACAAATACAAGAAGGCCAAAAGGGAGGCTAAGAGGGCAATGACGGAGGCAAAGAACACAGCCGATAAGCTGATGAACGCTTGGAAACAAAGGAGGCGAACATGTTATGTTCAAGATTACCAAAGCTATAGAGAGTAG